The nucleotide window CCCATGCCATGAGCGCGACCCTGCGCACGATCTACGGGCTCGACAGCCTGTCCGATGCACTGGCGGGTATGACTTTCCAATGAGCCGGAAGGCGCTTTTATGGGGTGCGGGGCTGATCGTTCTCGCGCTGACCCTGCTGGCCGGGGCGGCCATTGGCGAGACGCGGCTGCCGCTGGCTTCGGTTGCGAGGGTGCTCGCCAACCATCTTTGGCAGGCGGGCTATCCGGTGGACCGGATCGATGCGGGTATCATCTGGTCCTACCGGCTGCCCCGCGCGATTGTGGCGGCCAGCTGCGGGGCGGGGCTGGCGCTGACGGGGGTCGTGCTTCAGGCGCTGTTGCGTAATCCGCTGGCCGATCCCTATCTGATGGGGCTCTCGGCGGGCGCTTCCACCGGCGCGGTGCTGGTAAGTATCGCGGGGTTCGGGGCGGGGGCGCTCAGCATGTCGGCAGGCGCGCTGATCGGGGCGCTTGCGGCCTTTGCTGCCGTGGTTGCGCTGGCTCATGCCATCCCCGGCACGGCGCGCGGCACCAGCGGGGCGGCCGCGATCATCCTTGCCGGGATTGCAGGCAGCCAGATGTTCAATGCGCTCACCGCTTTCATCATCGCGCGCTCGGCAAATGCCGAACAGGCGCGCGGTATCATGTTCTGGCTGATGGGCAACCTCTCGGGTGTGCGCTGGGAGGATGTGCTCCCCGCCGTTGTGGTGACCTGCCTCGGCGCGCTCGTCTGCCTCTGGCACCGACATGCGCTCGATGCCTTCACCTTCGGGGCCGAGAGTGCGGCATCGTTGGGGATCAATGTGCCCAAAACGCGCGGGATCCTGATCACCGCGACCGCAGTGATGATAGGGGTTTTGGTGTCGAAAGTGGGTGCCATCGGTTTTGTCGGGTTGGTGGTGCCCCATGCGATGCGCTTTCTGGTGGGCACCCGCCACCAGCGCCTTGTGCCGGCCTCGGCGCTGGCGGGGGCGGTGTTTCTGGTTCTCGCCGATATTGTCTCGCGCATCATCGTGCCGGGGCAGGTTCTGCCCATCGGGGTGGTGACCGCGTTGATCGGGGCGCCCGCTTTCGCGCTGATCCTGATGCGGGGGGCGCGCTGATGGTGCTGCGCGTGGAAAACCTGCAGGCTAAGGCGCATCGGGTCGAGATCCT belongs to Thioclava sp. GXIMD2076 and includes:
- a CDS encoding iron chelate uptake ABC transporter family permease subunit, whose amino-acid sequence is MSRKALLWGAGLIVLALTLLAGAAIGETRLPLASVARVLANHLWQAGYPVDRIDAGIIWSYRLPRAIVAASCGAGLALTGVVLQALLRNPLADPYLMGLSAGASTGAVLVSIAGFGAGALSMSAGALIGALAAFAAVVALAHAIPGTARGTSGAAAIILAGIAGSQMFNALTAFIIARSANAEQARGIMFWLMGNLSGVRWEDVLPAVVVTCLGALVCLWHRHALDAFTFGAESAASLGINVPKTRGILITATAVMIGVLVSKVGAIGFVGLVVPHAMRFLVGTRHQRLVPASALAGAVFLVLADIVSRIIVPGQVLPIGVVTALIGAPAFALILMRGAR